In Thermotomaculum hydrothermale, a single genomic region encodes these proteins:
- a CDS encoding chloride channel protein, with protein MKRLLKRFTSSTTTYFLLIAAVVGFLSGVGNFLLVTFTKGAHYLFFTIIGEGLFHISQGGANRFFIILIPVLGSLTLIPVFNILDGIGRGYSFPKFIAEVHLKMGKVNIKRLFAALFASSLCIGSGGSAGREGPIAVIGGAIGSLLSKVLNLKGRRRQILVGCGVAGGIAATFNAPITGVLFAEEIVFMGEMKLNTFSLFVISSVASTTFTRVFLGQESIFKPPAYLFDSVYQLPLYGLLGVFVGMLAAFYKRSFFSIEDYFDAGKIDWKFKLVIGAFLVGLMGFFMPEILSDGYDVIHDLIYFSNEKFTIIFLFFLLVLKIFATDITLGSGGSGGLFAPSLFIGAVLGALCGAIYHQLFPNLIIEPGAYAVVAMGAFLAASTHAPLTAIFLLLELTSNYQVILPIMLASIIGTIVSMAFEQESLDTRYFKKNKIPLEHAKELMFLQSVNVKEILRKDFFSVKRSMTLGELIELIKESPFLSFPVVDEANKVIGMITLNDIKSFMFESELWKLVIVDDIKQEKFYYLTLNDDLSKAQELFDFYDVEELPVVDENMIMQGIITRHDFVNFTRKRFLVEQSHESTISEL; from the coding sequence ATGAAAAGGTTATTAAAAAGGTTTACCTCAAGCACAACAACATATTTTCTTCTAATTGCCGCAGTTGTTGGTTTTTTAAGTGGAGTAGGGAATTTCTTGCTTGTAACCTTCACCAAAGGCGCTCATTACCTCTTTTTTACAATAATTGGAGAGGGGTTATTTCACATCAGTCAGGGTGGTGCCAACCGGTTTTTTATTATTTTAATTCCAGTTTTAGGTTCTCTCACATTAATTCCTGTATTTAACATACTTGATGGAATAGGAAGAGGTTACTCCTTCCCTAAATTTATTGCAGAAGTTCATTTGAAAATGGGGAAGGTAAATATTAAACGCCTTTTTGCTGCCCTTTTTGCTTCTTCCCTCTGTATTGGTTCAGGCGGTTCAGCAGGAAGGGAAGGCCCGATTGCTGTAATTGGCGGTGCAATTGGTTCATTACTTTCAAAGGTATTGAATTTAAAGGGAAGAAGAAGACAAATTCTTGTTGGATGCGGAGTGGCAGGGGGAATTGCTGCAACATTTAATGCACCAATAACAGGGGTGCTGTTTGCTGAAGAAATCGTTTTTATGGGCGAAATGAAATTAAACACATTCAGCCTTTTTGTTATATCTTCAGTTGCTTCTACAACCTTTACAAGGGTATTTTTAGGGCAGGAATCAATATTTAAACCACCTGCATATCTCTTTGACTCTGTTTACCAGCTACCCCTTTATGGATTGTTGGGGGTTTTTGTGGGAATGCTTGCAGCGTTTTACAAAAGAAGCTTTTTTTCAATTGAAGATTATTTTGATGCAGGGAAAATAGATTGGAAATTCAAACTTGTTATTGGTGCTTTTCTTGTCGGGTTGATGGGATTTTTCATGCCTGAAATTTTAAGCGACGGATACGATGTTATCCACGATTTAATTTATTTTTCAAATGAAAAATTTACAATTATCTTTTTGTTTTTCCTCCTTGTTTTAAAAATATTTGCAACTGATATTACCTTAGGTTCAGGAGGAAGTGGAGGATTATTTGCTCCATCTCTTTTTATAGGGGCTGTTTTAGGGGCTCTATGTGGAGCTATTTACCATCAATTGTTTCCAAATTTAATTATTGAGCCAGGTGCATATGCTGTTGTTGCAATGGGTGCATTTTTAGCAGCTTCCACGCATGCGCCATTAACCGCAATATTTTTATTACTTGAACTTACTTCAAATTATCAGGTTATTCTTCCTATTATGCTTGCTTCTATAATAGGAACCATAGTTTCCATGGCTTTTGAGCAGGAGTCACTTGATACAAGATATTTTAAAAAGAATAAAATCCCACTTGAGCATGCGAAAGAGTTAATGTTTTTGCAATCTGTAAATGTTAAAGAAATTTTAAGAAAGGATTTTTTTTCAGTTAAGCGGTCAATGACTTTAGGAGAGTTGATAGAGTTAATAAAAGAGTCTCCCTTTTTAAGTTTTCCTGTTGTGGATGAAGCAAACAAGGTTATTGGTATGATAACTCTGAATGATATTAAATCATTTATGTTTGAAAGCGAATTGTGGAAACTTGTAATAGTTGATGATATTAAGCAGGAAAAATTTTATTACCTTACACTTAACGATGATTTGTCTAAAGCTCAGGAGTTGTTTGATTTCTATGATGTTGAAGAGCTTCCTGTGGTTGACGAAAACATGATTATGCAAGGGATAATTACAAGACATGACTTTGTAAACTTTACAAGGAAGAGGTTTCTTGTTGAACAGTCTCATGAATCAACAATTTCAGAATTATAA
- a CDS encoding chorismate synthase, whose product MNSFGQIFRVTITGESHGKSIGVVIDGCPPGIPLKVEDFFNDLKRRKPGKAGTTKRIEDDFPLIESGVFNGYTTGSPILIRIENRDTRPKHYDDIKDLARPSHADFVAYKKYKGFNDYRGGGHFSGRITVGIVAAGVIAKKIVSPIEIKADIYSIGGKKQYEDLVKEVAAQGDSIGGIIECVCKNVPVGLGEPFFDSVESVISHLVFSIPGIKGIEFGAGFRCTEMRGSEFNDIIVDKSGKTQTNNSGGINGGITNGNDIVFRVAVRPTATIFKPQETINLKTGEKDRILPKGRHDSCIALRMPVIVEAMTAIALADLKLLSLKDNLF is encoded by the coding sequence GTGAATAGTTTTGGCCAGATTTTTAGAGTAACAATCACTGGAGAGTCCCACGGTAAATCAATTGGAGTTGTAATTGATGGCTGTCCCCCAGGAATTCCATTAAAGGTTGAAGATTTTTTTAACGATTTAAAAAGGAGAAAACCGGGTAAAGCAGGAACAACAAAGAGGATAGAAGATGATTTCCCACTTATTGAAAGCGGTGTTTTTAACGGATATACAACTGGTTCTCCAATACTTATCAGAATTGAAAACAGGGACACAAGACCAAAGCATTATGATGACATAAAGGATTTAGCAAGGCCGTCACACGCTGATTTTGTGGCATACAAAAAATACAAAGGTTTCAATGATTACAGAGGTGGTGGCCACTTTTCTGGAAGAATAACTGTTGGAATTGTTGCTGCTGGGGTTATTGCTAAAAAGATTGTTTCCCCAATTGAAATAAAAGCAGATATTTACTCAATTGGCGGAAAAAAGCAATATGAGGATTTGGTAAAAGAAGTTGCGGCACAGGGGGATTCCATCGGCGGAATAATTGAGTGTGTGTGCAAAAATGTTCCTGTTGGGTTAGGGGAGCCTTTCTTTGACTCTGTTGAAAGTGTAATATCCCACCTTGTTTTCTCAATTCCTGGAATTAAGGGTATTGAATTTGGAGCTGGATTTAGGTGTACGGAAATGAGAGGAAGTGAGTTTAACGATATAATTGTTGATAAAAGCGGAAAGACGCAAACAAACAATTCAGGGGGGATAAACGGCGGAATTACAAACGGCAATGACATTGTTTTCAGGGTCGCAGTAAGGCCAACAGCAACAATTTTTAAGCCGCAGGAGACAATAAACCTTAAAACAGGTGAGAAAGATAGAATTTTACCTAAAGGGAGACACGACTCCTGCATTGCTTTAAGAATGCCTGTTATTGTTGAGGCAATGACTGCAATTGCCCTTGCAGATTTAAAACTTCTCTCATTAAAAGACAATCTTTTCTAA
- the uvrA gene encoding excinuclease ABC subunit UvrA, with protein sequence MIDKIIIKGARNHNLKGIDLSIPKNKLVVITGLSGSGKSSLAFDTIYAEGQRRYVESLSAYARQFLEQMEKPDVDLIEGLSPAISIEQKTTHRNPRSTVATVTEIYDYLRILFARAGEPHCYKCGKPIERQSASEIAERLINLPEGTRLSICAPLVRGKKGEYKNLFRVYLQKGFTKAYVDGELISLEEAPELDKNKKHFISLVIDRIKVSPENRSRVADSVELALKLSEGLVEVYNHNENTSETFSEHFACPDCGISIPEIQPRSFSFNSPHGACPVCHGLGVLKEFDEDLIIDEDKSIKEGAIIPFRNPDLRMRGGVLKALSYELLFDLNEKFKNLPQHIQKIILYGYNKPIKMHYGRYSYSVEYKGVIPYLKQRFEETKSMYIKEELNRFTADKECPSCKGMRLKPEFLSVFVDGKNIIEYTKLSVEQALNVFSNLNLSEKQRIIAEKILKEIIDRLSFLNNVGLGYLTLDRTAGTLSGGESQRIRLATQIGSKLTGVIYVLDEPSIGLHQRDNDKLIKTLKEMRDLGNTVIVVEHDEDTILNADYVVDLGPGAGEHGGDVVYAGKVNGLLKSKKSLTGKYLSGKLKIEIPERKKPYGFFTVKKANKHNLKNINVSFPLGVFTVVSGVSGSGKSTLVHEVMAKAINRLLKGKSIKSLGLKGIENYREIDKLIVIDQSPIGRTPRSNPATYTGVFTFIRELFSKTELARARGYKPGRFSFNVKGGRCEKCQGDGLIKIEMHFLPDVYITCEACKGRRFNRETLEVTYKGKNIADVLDMTVEEAYEFFENIPSIKNKLKTLNEVGLSYLKLGQPATTLSGGEAQRIKLAKELSKRSTGKTLYILDEPTTGLHFDDVKKLLNVLFALRNQGNTIVVIEHNLDVIMCADYVIDLGPEGGEKGGEVVFCGTPEELVKCKRSYTGKYLKTHLEKK encoded by the coding sequence ATGATAGATAAAATCATAATAAAAGGTGCAAGAAACCACAATTTAAAGGGAATTGATTTATCCATACCAAAGAATAAACTTGTTGTAATTACAGGGCTATCAGGCTCAGGGAAATCATCCCTTGCATTTGACACAATTTACGCAGAGGGGCAGAGAAGGTATGTTGAGTCTCTCTCTGCTTATGCAAGGCAATTTTTGGAACAAATGGAAAAGCCAGATGTGGATTTGATTGAAGGGCTTTCGCCGGCAATATCCATTGAGCAGAAAACCACTCATAGAAATCCGCGCTCAACTGTTGCGACAGTTACCGAAATTTACGATTATTTAAGAATTTTGTTTGCAAGGGCAGGGGAGCCACACTGTTACAAATGCGGAAAGCCGATTGAAAGGCAGAGTGCATCTGAGATTGCAGAAAGGCTAATTAATTTGCCTGAAGGGACAAGGCTTTCAATTTGCGCCCCTTTAGTCAGGGGGAAAAAGGGTGAGTATAAAAACCTTTTCAGGGTTTACCTTCAAAAAGGCTTTACTAAAGCCTATGTGGACGGGGAGTTAATCTCACTTGAGGAAGCACCAGAACTTGATAAAAACAAAAAGCACTTTATAAGCCTTGTAATAGACAGGATAAAGGTTTCCCCTGAAAACAGAAGCAGGGTTGCAGACAGTGTTGAACTTGCATTAAAATTATCAGAAGGATTGGTTGAGGTTTATAACCATAATGAGAATACAAGTGAAACATTTTCAGAACACTTTGCGTGTCCAGATTGTGGAATAAGCATTCCTGAAATTCAGCCAAGGAGTTTTTCCTTCAATTCCCCTCACGGTGCATGCCCTGTTTGCCACGGGTTGGGGGTGTTGAAGGAGTTTGACGAAGACTTAATAATTGATGAGGATAAATCAATTAAAGAAGGGGCTATTATCCCCTTCAGAAACCCTGATTTGAGAATGAGAGGCGGAGTTTTGAAGGCGCTCTCCTATGAACTTCTCTTTGACTTAAACGAAAAGTTTAAGAATTTGCCTCAACATATACAAAAGATTATACTTTATGGATATAATAAGCCAATAAAAATGCATTACGGCAGGTATTCATACTCTGTTGAATATAAGGGGGTAATCCCCTATCTGAAACAGAGGTTTGAAGAAACAAAGTCAATGTATATTAAAGAGGAGTTAAACAGGTTTACTGCCGATAAAGAATGCCCGTCCTGCAAGGGAATGAGGTTAAAGCCAGAGTTTTTGTCTGTATTTGTTGACGGGAAAAACATTATTGAATACACAAAACTCTCTGTTGAGCAGGCGTTGAATGTTTTTTCTAATTTAAATCTTTCAGAAAAGCAGAGAATTATTGCAGAGAAGATTTTAAAAGAGATTATTGACAGGCTTTCCTTTTTAAACAATGTTGGGCTTGGCTATTTAACTTTGGATAGAACAGCAGGCACTTTAAGCGGGGGAGAAAGCCAGAGAATCAGGCTTGCAACCCAGATTGGCTCTAAACTTACAGGGGTAATCTATGTTTTAGACGAGCCTTCAATAGGGCTTCATCAAAGGGATAACGATAAGTTGATAAAAACATTAAAGGAAATGAGGGATTTAGGCAACACGGTAATCGTTGTTGAACACGATGAGGATACAATCTTAAATGCTGATTATGTTGTTGATTTAGGGCCTGGTGCGGGAGAGCACGGTGGAGATGTTGTGTATGCTGGTAAAGTTAATGGTTTATTAAAGAGTAAAAAGAGTTTGACAGGAAAATACCTTTCAGGAAAGTTAAAGATTGAGATTCCTGAAAGAAAAAAGCCTTACGGTTTTTTTACCGTGAAAAAAGCAAATAAGCATAATCTGAAAAATATAAATGTTTCATTCCCTTTAGGTGTTTTTACAGTTGTAAGTGGCGTTTCTGGAAGCGGGAAAAGCACCCTTGTTCACGAGGTAATGGCAAAGGCAATAAACAGGCTTTTAAAGGGTAAAAGCATAAAATCACTGGGCTTAAAGGGTATTGAAAATTATCGGGAAATTGATAAATTGATTGTTATTGACCAATCTCCCATTGGGAGAACTCCCCGCTCAAATCCTGCAACATACACAGGGGTATTTACCTTTATTAGAGAATTGTTTTCAAAAACAGAGCTTGCAAGGGCGAGGGGTTATAAGCCTGGAAGGTTTAGTTTCAATGTAAAGGGTGGAAGGTGTGAAAAATGCCAGGGTGACGGTTTGATTAAGATTGAAATGCACTTTCTCCCTGATGTTTACATAACCTGTGAGGCCTGTAAGGGGAGAAGGTTTAATAGAGAGACTCTGGAAGTTACCTATAAAGGCAAAAACATTGCCGATGTTCTTGATATGACTGTTGAAGAGGCTTATGAATTTTTTGAAAACATCCCTTCAATAAAGAATAAACTTAAAACTTTAAATGAAGTTGGGCTTTCATACCTTAAATTAGGCCAGCCTGCAACCACTTTAAGCGGGGGAGAGGCGCAGAGAATAAAATTAGCAAAGGAATTGTCTAAAAGAAGCACAGGGAAAACACTTTACATACTTGACGAACCGACAACAGGGCTTCACTTTGACGATGTAAAAAAGTTGTTAAATGTATTATTTGCATTGAGGAATCAGGGAAACACAATAGTTGTTATTGAACACAACCTTGATGTTATTATGTGTGCCGATTATGTTATTGACCTTGGCCCTGAGGGGGGAGAGAAGGGGGGAGAGGTTGTCTTTTGCGGAACTCCTGAAGAACTGGTAAAATGTAAAAGGTCTTATACTGGAAAATACTTAAAAACTCATCTGGAGAAAAAATAG
- the purL gene encoding phosphoribosylformylglycinamidine synthase subunit PurL has product MISKELLEQHNLTEEEYEKIKEFLGREPNLVELGIFSVMWSEHCSYKSSKAYLKNFPTEGKQVIQGPGENAGVVDIGDNLAVVFKMESHNHPSFIEPYQGAATGVGGILRDVFTMGARPIANMNSLRFGELNTDKMKHLFTGVVEGIAGYGNCMGVPTVGGEIYFDDCYSGNILVNAFTLGLAEKDKIFYGKAEGVGNPVIYVGSKTGRDGIHGATMASEEFDEKSEEKRPTVQVGDPFTEKLLLEACLELFQTDCLVGIQDMGAAGLTSSSFEMASRSGSGIDLYLSKVPLREEGMTPYEIMLSESQERMLLVAKKGMEDKVFEIFKKWGLDCEIVGKVTDSGFVRIYDLEDKLCAELPVNAVVDECPVYKRPYKRPEYLDELHSFDVNSIEEPDNLNNELKKLLSSHTIASKEWVYTIYDHQVQTNTVFKPGSAAALLRIKGTKKGVAISTDCNSRYVFLEPEKGGAIAVCEAARNIACSGAKPLAITDCLNFGNPEKPHIMYQFVKSIEGMSKACKILNTPVVSGNVSFYNETKGVGIFPTPTVGMVGLLDDIDNRVVSHFEEENINIFLVGKLTGEIGGTEYLKLKTGKIQGKCPEINIEETKKLIEFLQSCASNKLIANANDVSEGGIAVTLFETGFKNEIGFEVNLESNGLRRDFLLFGESQNVVIVGVKEEKVEKFREMATKVSLPVSFIGKTGGDKGVIKVDGEEAISESIKEMKNLWRFSIEKAISD; this is encoded by the coding sequence ATGATTAGTAAAGAGTTACTTGAACAGCACAATTTAACCGAAGAAGAGTATGAAAAAATCAAGGAATTTTTAGGAAGAGAGCCTAACCTTGTTGAATTGGGCATTTTTTCCGTTATGTGGTCTGAACACTGCTCTTACAAGAGTTCAAAGGCATATTTGAAAAATTTTCCAACAGAAGGTAAGCAGGTGATTCAGGGGCCGGGGGAAAACGCTGGCGTTGTTGATATTGGAGACAACCTTGCGGTTGTTTTTAAGATGGAAAGCCATAATCATCCGTCTTTTATTGAGCCTTATCAGGGTGCTGCAACAGGAGTTGGCGGTATTTTGAGAGATGTTTTTACAATGGGGGCAAGGCCTATTGCCAATATGAACTCTTTAAGGTTTGGTGAGTTAAACACAGATAAAATGAAGCACCTTTTCACAGGGGTTGTGGAAGGGATTGCAGGCTATGGAAACTGTATGGGAGTTCCAACAGTGGGCGGCGAGATTTACTTTGACGATTGTTACAGCGGGAATATCCTTGTAAATGCCTTTACCTTAGGGCTTGCAGAAAAGGATAAGATATTTTACGGCAAAGCGGAAGGTGTTGGAAACCCTGTAATTTATGTTGGTTCTAAAACAGGAAGGGATGGCATTCACGGTGCAACCATGGCAAGTGAGGAGTTTGACGAAAAAAGTGAGGAGAAAAGGCCAACTGTTCAGGTTGGAGACCCCTTCACAGAGAAACTGCTTTTAGAAGCCTGCCTTGAATTATTCCAGACAGATTGCCTTGTTGGAATTCAGGATATGGGGGCTGCCGGCTTAACCTCGTCTTCCTTTGAAATGGCTTCAAGGAGTGGAAGCGGGATAGATTTGTACCTATCAAAGGTGCCTTTAAGGGAAGAGGGAATGACTCCCTATGAGATTATGCTTTCTGAGTCTCAGGAAAGAATGCTGTTAGTTGCTAAAAAGGGAATGGAAGATAAGGTTTTTGAGATATTCAAAAAGTGGGGGCTTGACTGCGAAATTGTGGGAAAGGTTACAGATTCAGGTTTTGTGAGAATTTACGATTTAGAAGACAAACTCTGTGCCGAACTTCCTGTTAATGCAGTTGTTGATGAATGCCCTGTTTACAAAAGGCCGTACAAGAGGCCTGAATACCTCGATGAATTACATTCCTTTGATGTTAATTCAATTGAAGAGCCTGACAATTTGAATAATGAGTTAAAAAAACTTTTATCTTCCCATACAATTGCTTCAAAGGAATGGGTTTACACAATTTACGACCATCAGGTTCAAACAAATACAGTTTTTAAACCGGGAAGCGCTGCCGCATTGCTTAGGATAAAGGGAACAAAGAAGGGTGTTGCTATATCAACAGACTGTAATTCAAGGTATGTTTTCCTTGAACCTGAAAAAGGGGGAGCAATTGCAGTTTGTGAGGCTGCAAGGAATATTGCCTGCTCAGGGGCAAAACCTCTTGCCATAACCGATTGCTTAAACTTTGGTAATCCTGAAAAACCTCATATTATGTATCAATTTGTTAAATCAATTGAGGGAATGAGCAAGGCGTGTAAAATTCTAAACACTCCTGTTGTTTCAGGCAATGTTAGTTTTTACAATGAGACAAAAGGGGTGGGGATTTTCCCAACTCCAACCGTTGGAATGGTTGGATTGCTTGATGATATAGACAACAGGGTGGTATCTCACTTTGAAGAGGAAAACATTAACATTTTCCTTGTGGGGAAATTAACCGGAGAAATTGGGGGAACTGAGTATTTAAAACTAAAAACAGGCAAAATTCAGGGGAAGTGTCCTGAAATAAACATTGAAGAGACAAAGAAGTTGATTGAGTTTTTACAGAGTTGTGCATCCAACAAACTCATTGCAAATGCAAACGATGTGTCTGAAGGCGGAATAGCGGTAACATTGTTTGAAACCGGTTTTAAAAATGAAATAGGGTTTGAAGTTAATTTAGAATCAAACGGTTTAAGAAGGGATTTTCTCTTATTTGGAGAAAGTCAGAATGTTGTAATTGTAGGGGTAAAAGAGGAAAAAGTTGAAAAATTCAGAGAAATGGCTACAAAAGTATCTTTGCCTGTAAGTTTTATCGGCAAAACAGGTGGAGATAAGGGAGTAATCAAGGTTGATGGGGAAGAAGCAATCTCTGAATCTATTAAAGAGATGAAGAATCTATGGAGATTTAGCATAGAAAAGGCTATCTCTGATTAA
- a CDS encoding C45 family autoproteolytic acyltransferase/hydolase, translating to MKNFYKAVLIAIVFLIFLGLKYPLATMLSLKKISDYPVLRLDFYGTNPFLPKNAKELKRMIKMFYPSATKRRNDIYCSLIASKSNNGTIYGRNFDWYKAVPVVVVSHAIEGKRYASISLTDGVYLSVKGDCGLMDKINAAGAYISPFDGMNEKGLFISIALVKQEKVPQDSKKETISSVLMVRKILDKAATVKEAIDIVNSYNIDFFPGPHVHFLIGDANGDGAIVEFTSKGVKVIEKKDPVFATNFTFYDKAEDADLDSLCWRYKTIDEFFKQNEKADFNSMLSLLKSVAQIGDKAFVTKWGEKLTTQWSAVYMPKGLLKVCFGGDYNKVFTFKIEK from the coding sequence ATGAAAAATTTTTACAAAGCAGTTTTAATTGCAATTGTTTTTCTAATTTTTTTAGGGTTAAAGTATCCTCTTGCAACAATGCTTAGTTTAAAAAAGATTTCAGATTACCCTGTTTTAAGGCTTGATTTTTACGGCACAAATCCATTTTTGCCTAAAAACGCAAAAGAGTTAAAGAGAATGATTAAGATGTTTTACCCCTCTGCAACAAAGAGGAGAAATGATATTTACTGTTCTTTGATTGCATCAAAATCTAATAATGGCACAATTTACGGCAGAAATTTTGACTGGTATAAGGCTGTGCCTGTGGTTGTTGTTTCCCATGCAATTGAGGGGAAAAGGTATGCCTCAATTTCCTTAACCGACGGGGTCTATTTAAGCGTAAAGGGAGACTGCGGTTTAATGGACAAAATAAATGCCGCAGGGGCTTATATTTCCCCATTTGACGGAATGAATGAAAAAGGGCTTTTTATTTCAATTGCACTTGTAAAGCAGGAAAAGGTGCCACAGGATTCTAAAAAAGAGACTATTTCCTCTGTTTTAATGGTGAGGAAGATTCTTGATAAGGCTGCAACTGTTAAAGAAGCAATTGATATTGTAAATTCTTACAATATAGACTTTTTCCCTGGGCCACATGTGCATTTTTTGATTGGAGATGCAAATGGAGACGGGGCAATTGTTGAGTTTACTTCAAAGGGGGTTAAGGTTATTGAGAAGAAAGACCCTGTTTTTGCAACAAACTTTACATTTTACGACAAGGCTGAGGATGCAGACCTTGATTCTCTTTGTTGGAGATACAAAACAATTGATGAATTTTTCAAGCAGAATGAAAAGGCAGATTTTAATTCAATGCTTTCCCTGTTAAAATCTGTGGCACAAATAGGAGACAAGGCTTTTGTAACAAAGTGGGGCGAAAAACTTACAACCCAGTGGAGTGCTGTCTATATGCCTAAAGGTTTGTTAAAGGTTTGTTTTGGGGGAGATTACAATAAGGTTTTTACCTTTAAAATAGAGAAATAA
- a CDS encoding MBL fold metallo-hydrolase — translation MREFLEKSVKWLGHDGFLIEFNGLNIYIDPFKLNDFSKKADIIFVTHSHYDHLSKEDIEKLAKDDTLIVCPENGAEQLDGYNVLKVNPGFAGEAKGISFKCVPAYNTNKKFHPKENNWVGYVIDFGGIKVYHAGDTDFIPEMKDIKTDIALLPVSGTYVMTDNEAFEAAKVIKPKIAVPMHYGSIVGDKSNADNFVSLCKSEGIETFVF, via the coding sequence ATGAGGGAGTTTTTGGAAAAAAGTGTTAAGTGGCTTGGGCATGATGGTTTTTTGATTGAATTTAATGGGCTTAATATTTATATTGACCCTTTCAAATTAAATGATTTTTCTAAAAAAGCAGACATAATCTTTGTTACCCATTCCCATTATGACCACCTTTCAAAGGAGGATATTGAAAAGCTTGCCAAAGATGATACCTTGATTGTTTGCCCTGAAAACGGTGCTGAACAGTTAGATGGGTATAATGTTTTAAAGGTAAATCCGGGATTTGCGGGAGAGGCAAAGGGAATTTCCTTTAAATGTGTTCCTGCGTATAATACAAATAAAAAGTTTCACCCTAAGGAAAACAATTGGGTTGGCTATGTAATAGATTTTGGCGGTATTAAAGTTTACCATGCAGGGGATACTGACTTTATCCCTGAAATGAAGGATATAAAAACAGATATTGCTTTGCTTCCCGTTAGCGGTACCTATGTTATGACTGATAATGAGGCTTTTGAGGCTGCAAAGGTTATAAAGCCTAAAATTGCAGTTCCAATGCACTATGGAAGTATTGTTGGTGATAAAAGCAATGCGGATAATTTTGTTTCACTCTGTAAATCTGAGGGTATAGAAACATTTGTTTTTTAG